The Ovis aries strain OAR_USU_Benz2616 breed Rambouillet chromosome X, ARS-UI_Ramb_v3.0, whole genome shotgun sequence genomic sequence GAGGCCGGTTACACGCTTATGATCAACATTTAAATATGATATTGGGAGATGTGGAAGAAACTGTGACAACTATAGAAATTGATGAAGAAACAtatgaagaaatatataaatcaacAAAACGGAATATTCCGATGCTCTTTGTGCGGGGAGACGGCGTTGTGCTGGTTGCCCCGCCATTGAGAGTTGGCTGAAACGAGAATCCGCCGCCTGTGGGAGACGGGCTGTGCTGTGCGGTGGCCTCTTTGAGTGTGGAAGATGTTCCAAAGAGAGACCGATGTGCATCTTGATGCTGAAAATAAGCAAGAATTCTTCCACTCCTGAAATAAGTTGATTTGT encodes the following:
- the LOC114111228 gene encoding U6 snRNA-associated Sm-like protein LSm3; translation: MADDVDQQQTTNTVEEPLDLIRLSLDERIYVKMRNDRELRGRLHAYDQHLNMILGDVEETVTTIEIDEETYEEIYKSTKRNIPMLFVRGDGVVLVAPPLRVG